The Cytophagia bacterium CHB2 genome includes the window CAAAGATGGTGATCTCATTGGAAATCAAAACCCCTTCGGCCACCCGAAAGGTCATGGGCTTTTCCGCCCCCTCAAGGGTCACGGTCAGATTATCGTCCGTTACCTGCCACGTTCCGCTTTCAACGATGGGCGCTTCGCCGTTGAGGTAATCGCTTTTGAGGCTGGCCTTGCTGCCGGGACTCAGATACAGCGTCCAATCCAGGCCGCAGCAGGAGGCGGCCGGTGAAAAACCTTTGTAGAT containing:
- a CDS encoding copper resistance protein NlpE, producing the protein MYKGFSPAASCCGLDWTLYLSPGSKASLKSDYLNGEAPIVESGTWQVTDDNLTVTLEGAEKPMTFRVAEGVLISNEITIFGQAPLRMYRFEVAAQNAGKS